One genomic window of Microbacterium testaceum StLB037 includes the following:
- a CDS encoding winged helix-turn-helix domain-containing protein has product MTTTLRRADARRIALAAQGFARPRPETVGTRQITGALHRMRILQIDSVNVFSRSHYMPVFARLGPYDTALLDKLAFSRRPKWVESWAHVASLVSVDDWPLLQFRRDALRAKYGADAWAEANQPLLQWLRDELSARGPLRPAEIDHDARSGSRGSWWGWDDVKNGLERLWLFGEVAIAGRRGFERRYALASDVLPASALETVVPREAAIAELVRRAAVAYGVATAADLADYWRIRDRPAVMAAVHDLVDAGELIPVQVDGWQVAGRPAKAWLHRDAARPRRVDAAAILTPFDPVVWFRDRAERLFDFDYRIEIYTPAPQRRFGYYSLPVVVGDDVVGRIDLKADRASSALRVQSAWWEHGAPPDAADRVAAELVAAANWQGLERITVARWGDAADAVAGALRAERHDHPDGRST; this is encoded by the coding sequence ATGACCACGACGCTCCGTCGCGCCGACGCACGCCGCATCGCCCTGGCCGCGCAGGGGTTCGCCCGGCCGCGGCCCGAGACGGTCGGAACCCGCCAGATCACGGGCGCCCTGCACCGTATGCGCATCCTCCAGATCGACTCCGTCAACGTCTTCTCCCGCTCGCACTACATGCCGGTCTTCGCGCGCCTCGGGCCGTACGACACCGCGCTGCTCGACAAGCTCGCCTTCTCACGCCGGCCGAAATGGGTGGAGTCGTGGGCGCACGTGGCATCCCTGGTCTCCGTCGACGACTGGCCGTTGCTGCAGTTCCGTCGCGACGCCCTTCGGGCCAAGTACGGCGCGGACGCCTGGGCCGAGGCCAACCAGCCGTTGCTGCAGTGGCTCCGCGACGAGCTCTCCGCGCGCGGGCCGTTGCGACCGGCCGAGATCGACCACGACGCCCGTAGCGGCTCCCGCGGGTCGTGGTGGGGCTGGGACGACGTGAAGAACGGCCTCGAACGGCTGTGGCTGTTCGGCGAGGTCGCGATCGCAGGGCGGCGAGGATTCGAGCGCCGGTATGCCCTGGCATCCGATGTCCTTCCCGCATCGGCGCTCGAGACCGTCGTGCCCCGCGAGGCGGCCATCGCGGAACTCGTGCGACGCGCCGCCGTGGCGTACGGCGTGGCGACGGCGGCCGATCTCGCGGACTACTGGCGCATCCGCGATCGGCCGGCGGTGATGGCCGCCGTGCACGACCTCGTCGACGCCGGCGAGCTGATCCCCGTGCAGGTCGACGGATGGCAGGTGGCCGGGCGGCCCGCGAAGGCATGGCTGCATCGGGATGCCGCGCGCCCCCGCCGGGTGGATGCGGCGGCGATCCTCACGCCTTTCGACCCGGTCGTCTGGTTCCGCGACCGCGCGGAGCGGCTGTTCGACTTCGACTACCGCATCGAGATCTACACGCCCGCACCGCAGCGCCGGTTCGGCTATTATTCGCTCCCGGTGGTCGTCGGCGACGACGTCGTGGGGCGGATAGACCTCAAAGCCGACCGCGCGTCGAGCGCGCTGCGCGTGCAGTCGGCGTGGTGGGAGCACGGAGCGCCCCCGGATGCCGCCGATCGCGTCGCCGCGGAGCTGGTCGCCGCGGCGAACTGGCAGGGCCTCGAGCGCATCACGGTCGCGCGCTGGGGCGATGCCGCCGACGCCGTCGCCGGAGCGCTGCGGGCCGAACGCCACGACCACCCCGACGGACGCTCCACCTGA
- a CDS encoding AI-2E family transporter: protein MTGSDPEPRGSFLDALKRRTVSSDLQPPVPPALRQATAYAWRLLVIAAALGVVIWVVIQLKLLVIPLLVAILITALVWPAFSFLQRHRWPKWLAIVVTVLGTIAVISGLVWLAVWQISREFASVQERTVLAVEQFRQYLIDGPLHLSAQQIDDGLTQAGAFLQQQAELLWTGALAIGTTLGHVGTGVLLTLFILLCLLADGGGIWRWTTRLFPRVARPAVDGAGRAGWRTVKSYARTQLLVATIDAIGIGLGAFLLGVPLSIPIGVLVFLGAFIPFVGAVATGALAVFIALVYNGPLIALFMLIVVLGVQQVESHILQPILMGSAVKVHPLAVVLVVAGGAMIGGIAGALFAVPLAAFVNVVAVYLSSKAWEHEGQPLASRDLIWQTVPRERGRRS from the coding sequence ATGACCGGATCCGATCCCGAGCCCCGCGGATCGTTCCTCGACGCCCTCAAGCGCCGCACGGTCTCCAGCGACCTCCAGCCCCCGGTTCCTCCGGCCCTGCGGCAGGCCACGGCGTACGCCTGGCGGCTGCTCGTCATCGCGGCGGCGCTGGGCGTGGTCATCTGGGTCGTCATTCAGCTCAAGCTGCTCGTCATCCCTCTCCTGGTCGCGATCCTCATCACGGCGCTGGTCTGGCCGGCGTTCTCCTTCCTGCAGCGGCACCGCTGGCCGAAGTGGCTCGCGATCGTGGTGACGGTGCTGGGGACGATCGCGGTCATCTCAGGCCTGGTGTGGCTCGCGGTCTGGCAGATCTCCCGCGAGTTCGCATCGGTCCAAGAGCGCACGGTGCTCGCGGTCGAGCAGTTCCGGCAGTACCTGATCGACGGGCCCCTGCACCTCAGCGCCCAGCAGATCGACGACGGGCTCACGCAGGCCGGAGCCTTCCTGCAGCAGCAGGCGGAACTTCTGTGGACCGGCGCTCTCGCGATCGGGACGACCCTCGGCCACGTGGGCACCGGCGTGCTGCTGACCCTCTTCATCCTGCTGTGCCTCCTCGCCGACGGCGGGGGCATCTGGCGATGGACGACGCGTCTGTTCCCTCGCGTCGCACGTCCAGCGGTCGACGGAGCCGGGCGCGCCGGGTGGCGCACGGTCAAGAGCTACGCGCGCACGCAGCTCCTCGTCGCCACGATCGACGCCATCGGCATCGGTCTCGGTGCCTTCCTCCTCGGCGTCCCGCTCTCGATCCCGATCGGCGTGCTCGTCTTCCTCGGTGCGTTCATTCCGTTCGTGGGAGCCGTCGCCACCGGCGCTCTCGCCGTCTTCATCGCGCTCGTCTACAACGGCCCGCTCATCGCGCTGTTCATGCTGATCGTCGTCCTCGGCGTGCAGCAGGTCGAAAGCCACATCCTGCAGCCGATCCTCATGGGCTCGGCGGTCAAGGTCCACCCGCTCGCGGTCGTGCTCGTCGTCGCCGGCGGCGCGATGATCGGCGGGATCGCGGGTGCGCTGTTCGCCGTGCCGCTCGCCGCCTTCGTCAACGTGGTCGCGGTGTACCTCAGCTCCAAGGCCTGGGAGCACGAGGGACAGCCCCTGGCCTCCCGAGATCTCATCTGGCAAACCGTCCCGCGCGAGCGCGGAAGGAGATCATGA
- the ilvA gene encoding threonine ammonia-lyase — protein MNDTPTLAEFEDAAQALRGIITRTPLDESLHLTELLGVPVNLKLENLQRTGSFKIRGASHRLSRLTAEERARGVVAASAGNHAQGVALAAQQLGIPATIFMPLGVPVPKLLATRGYGAEVILEGATVETPLRLAAEFAERTGAVLIHPFDHRDIIVGQGTLGLELIEDMPDLDTIIVGIGGGGLAAGVAAAVKARAAVEGRDVRIIGVQAHNSAAYPSSLAAGYPMQVETTPTMADGIAVARPGDLPFELIRKYVDEVVTVTEDDIARALLVLLERAKQVVEPAGAVGVAAILAGKIQATGPTVTILSGGNIDPLLLQRVVAHGLSASGRYMSLRIPLPDRPGQLARVSELLAQVGANVIEVLHTRHGQGLQISEVILQLSVETRGAEHRALVIQTLEDAGFIATVVPD, from the coding sequence ATGAACGACACTCCCACCCTGGCCGAGTTCGAGGATGCCGCGCAGGCTCTGCGCGGCATCATCACGCGGACTCCGCTCGACGAGTCGCTGCACCTCACCGAGCTCCTCGGCGTTCCGGTCAACCTCAAGCTCGAGAACCTCCAGCGCACCGGCTCCTTCAAGATCCGCGGAGCTTCGCACCGCCTCTCGCGCTTGACCGCCGAAGAGCGCGCGCGAGGGGTCGTCGCCGCCTCCGCCGGCAACCACGCGCAGGGCGTCGCTCTGGCGGCGCAGCAGCTCGGCATCCCGGCGACGATCTTCATGCCCCTGGGCGTTCCCGTGCCGAAGCTGCTCGCCACGCGCGGGTACGGTGCCGAGGTGATCCTCGAGGGGGCGACCGTCGAGACGCCGCTGCGTCTCGCGGCGGAGTTCGCCGAGCGCACCGGAGCCGTGCTGATCCACCCGTTCGACCACCGCGACATCATCGTCGGTCAGGGCACGCTCGGTCTCGAGCTGATCGAGGACATGCCCGACCTCGACACGATCATCGTGGGCATCGGCGGGGGAGGTCTCGCGGCAGGAGTCGCGGCGGCCGTGAAGGCGCGTGCGGCGGTCGAGGGGCGCGACGTGCGCATCATCGGCGTGCAGGCGCACAACTCCGCCGCTTACCCGTCGTCGCTCGCCGCCGGGTACCCGATGCAGGTCGAGACGACTCCCACGATGGCCGACGGTATCGCGGTCGCGCGCCCCGGCGATCTGCCGTTCGAACTCATCCGGAAGTACGTCGACGAGGTCGTCACCGTCACCGAGGACGACATCGCGCGCGCTCTCCTCGTCCTCCTCGAGCGCGCCAAGCAGGTCGTCGAGCCCGCGGGTGCCGTGGGCGTCGCCGCGATCCTCGCCGGCAAGATCCAGGCCACCGGACCCACGGTGACGATCTTGTCCGGCGGCAACATCGACCCGCTCCTGCTCCAACGCGTCGTGGCGCACGGGCTGTCGGCATCCGGTCGTTACATGTCGCTCCGGATCCCCCTGCCCGATCGTCCGGGCCAGCTCGCTCGCGTGTCGGAGCTGCTCGCGCAGGTCGGGGCGAACGTCATCGAGGTGCTGCACACACGCCACGGTCAGGGCCTTCAGATCAGCGAGGTCATCCTGCAGTTGAGCGTCGAGACGCGCGGTGCCGAGCACCGGGCCCTGGTGATCCAGACACTCGAGGACGCCGGCTTCATCGCCACGGTCGTCCCCGACTGA
- the greA gene encoding transcription elongation factor GreA, giving the protein MSNDAQVTFLTQDAYDRLAQELEHLSTTGREEIAKRIEIAREEGDLKENGGYHAAKDEQGKQEARIRTLQQLLKDAKVGEAPESHGVVESGTVVTAVVAGGEEKFLLGNREIAANSELDVYSEASPLGAAIIGLKEGEKGSYTAPNGKEISVEIVKVETYSGQ; this is encoded by the coding sequence GTGTCCAATGACGCTCAGGTGACGTTCCTCACCCAAGACGCCTACGACCGCCTCGCTCAGGAGCTCGAGCACCTCTCGACCACCGGTCGCGAGGAGATCGCGAAGCGCATCGAGATCGCACGCGAAGAGGGCGACCTCAAGGAGAACGGCGGCTACCACGCCGCGAAGGACGAGCAGGGCAAGCAGGAGGCGCGCATCCGCACGCTCCAGCAGCTCCTCAAGGACGCCAAGGTCGGCGAGGCCCCCGAGAGCCACGGCGTGGTCGAGTCGGGCACCGTCGTGACCGCTGTTGTCGCCGGCGGCGAGGAGAAGTTCCTGCTCGGCAACCGCGAGATCGCGGCGAACTCCGAGCTCGACGTGTACAGCGAGGCCTCGCCGCTGGGTGCGGCGATCATCGGCCTCAAGGAGGGCGAGAAGGGCTCGTACACCGCCCCCAACGGCAAGGAGATCTCGGTCGAGATCGTCAAGGTCGAGACCTACTCGGGGCAGTAA
- a CDS encoding DUF4307 domain-containing protein gives MTTQEMLDERYGRRTSPRRRIVLWSIVGVVALTLTALLGWTTVSNTMRSVTANDTGYTVNDASSVTISFQFTAPVGEPVACAIEAQDEDHGTVGWRVVEYPASEDHSRAFTEEIPTLALATTGFVNSCWVP, from the coding sequence ATGACGACGCAGGAGATGCTCGATGAGCGCTACGGCCGACGCACATCGCCGCGACGCCGGATCGTGCTGTGGAGCATCGTCGGGGTCGTCGCGCTGACGCTCACGGCGCTGCTGGGGTGGACCACCGTGTCGAACACCATGCGATCGGTCACCGCCAACGACACCGGCTACACGGTGAACGACGCGTCGAGTGTGACCATCTCGTTCCAGTTCACCGCCCCCGTCGGCGAGCCCGTCGCGTGCGCGATCGAGGCGCAGGACGAGGATCACGGAACCGTGGGGTGGCGTGTCGTGGAGTACCCGGCATCCGAGGATCACAGCCGCGCGTTCACGGAGGAGATTCCGACGCTCGCCCTGGCGACCACGGGTTTTGTCAACTCTTGTTGGGTGCCGTAA
- the trhA gene encoding PAQR family membrane homeostasis protein TrhA translates to MPQLPLLEASAVGAQDEVKPTWRGWIHAGTFPVAIAAGIVLITLAQGAPAKWASAVFAASSLLLFGNSALYHRFHWKPKTKAVLKRIDHANILLLIAGTYTPLAVLALPTPKTVLLLSIVWGGALLGILFRVFWINAPRWLYVALYLALGWAAVMYLFDLLEANVAMMVLVVVGGLLYTAGAIVYALKRPNPWPGHFGFHEIFHVCTVLAFLCHWTACLLIALAPAYHGG, encoded by the coding sequence ATGCCCCAGCTGCCCCTCCTCGAGGCGTCCGCCGTGGGCGCCCAAGACGAGGTCAAACCCACCTGGCGCGGGTGGATCCACGCGGGAACCTTCCCCGTGGCGATCGCGGCCGGGATCGTCCTCATCACGCTCGCTCAGGGGGCGCCGGCGAAGTGGGCGTCCGCCGTGTTCGCGGCATCCTCTCTCCTGCTCTTCGGCAACTCGGCGCTGTATCACCGCTTCCATTGGAAGCCGAAGACCAAGGCCGTCCTGAAGCGGATCGACCACGCGAACATCCTGCTGCTGATCGCGGGCACGTACACGCCACTGGCGGTGCTGGCCCTGCCGACACCGAAGACGGTGCTGCTGCTGTCGATCGTGTGGGGCGGCGCGCTGCTCGGCATCCTGTTCCGGGTCTTCTGGATCAACGCGCCGAGGTGGCTTTACGTCGCCCTGTACCTCGCGCTCGGGTGGGCCGCCGTGATGTACCTGTTCGATCTGCTCGAGGCCAACGTCGCGATGATGGTGCTCGTCGTGGTGGGCGGATTGCTCTACACCGCGGGAGCGATCGTGTACGCGCTCAAGCGCCCGAACCCGTGGCCGGGCCACTTCGGTTTCCACGAGATCTTCCACGTGTGCACGGTGCTGGCGTTCCTGTGCCACTGGACGGCGTGCCTGCTGATCGCCCTCGCCCCGGCGTATCACGGCGGCTGA